A genomic stretch from Bradyrhizobium sp. 195 includes:
- the dnaQ gene encoding DNA polymerase III subunit epsilon, protein MREIVLDTETTGLDPLRGDRLVEIGCVEIFNRMPTGQSFHVYINPERDMPAEAFAVHGLSAEFLATKPLFREVVDEFLEFIGDAPLVIHNASFDVGFINAELDRIKRAAIPRERLVDTLLLARRKHPGVSNRLDDLCSRYAIDNSHRTKHGALLDAELLAEVYVDLVGARQSQLLLASDAQEIRVNATGDAPRRQRLVPLAPRTSDAEREAHRAFIATLGDKAIWNEYLVAPAAPPAG, encoded by the coding sequence ATGCGCGAAATCGTTCTCGACACTGAAACCACCGGCCTCGATCCGCTTCGCGGCGATCGCCTGGTCGAAATCGGCTGCGTCGAGATCTTCAACCGCATGCCGACGGGGCAGAGCTTTCACGTCTACATCAATCCCGAACGGGACATGCCGGCGGAAGCGTTCGCGGTGCACGGGCTGTCGGCCGAGTTTCTGGCGACGAAGCCGCTGTTCCGCGAGGTCGTCGACGAGTTCCTGGAATTCATCGGCGATGCGCCGCTGGTGATCCACAACGCTTCGTTCGACGTCGGCTTCATCAATGCCGAGCTCGATCGCATCAAGCGTGCGGCGATCCCGCGCGAACGGCTGGTCGATACGCTGCTGCTGGCGCGTCGCAAGCATCCCGGCGTGTCCAACCGGCTCGACGATCTCTGCTCGCGCTATGCGATCGACAATTCGCACCGCACCAAGCACGGCGCGCTGCTGGACGCCGAGCTGCTGGCAGAGGTCTATGTCGATCTGGTCGGGGCGCGGCAGTCGCAGCTGCTCCTGGCGTCGGACGCTCAGGAGATTCGCGTCAATGCGACGGGCGATGCGCCGCGGCGGCAGCGCTTGGTGCCGCTTGCGCCGCGGACGTCGGACGCCGAGCGTGAGGCCCACCGGGCCTTCATTGCGACGCTCGGCGACAAGGCGATCTGGAACGAGTATCTCGTCGCTCCAGCTGCGCCTCCGGCTGGTTAG